One region of Jonesiaceae bacterium BS-20 genomic DNA includes:
- the menD gene encoding 2-succinyl-5-enolpyruvyl-6-hydroxy-3-cyclohexene-1-carboxylic-acid synthase gives MTNLNLPPSLRAAQLILQELIAQGVRHVVLSPGSRSAPLAYAAYCAMQAGKLDVHVKIDERSAGFFALGLAKASGVPAAVVTTSGTAVANLHPAVLEAHHSCVPMIVLSADRPHELRGTGANQTTEQMGMFGAATRLAVDLPAPHAQTSDASVLAVVTRAVAAAKGLGTNHRGPVQLNCGFADPLAPTAEQLGQLQSAFTQAAPVVHTQLLRFGAHQDRITGESAAPQIASIESEPYTVVIAGDTAPAAAGQVARSQGWPLLAEPSSTLADQGIAHGPLILDHAGDLVDQIKQVIVFGRPTLTRQIQRLMANPAVKLVVVTDSGAPFVDPSRTADAVLFGVPDRWYEARPAVEDTTWADAWVATATTVTQVLAQLRREDDTFAPQTIAQHLADSVGQVNLLMVGSSSVIRDLDLYATWPGPAQIYANRGLAGIDGTISTALGIATAVRRPMRAIMGDLTFLHDAGGLLNAGQDQGVNLDIIVVNDGGGAIFAGLEHGRAGNPALFEQMFTTPHTADIEKLCAGYGIAHQKVSPSNLAEVLEHAPQGINVIEISLDSAARKTAQERLKLALSNALA, from the coding sequence ATGACTAACCTAAATCTGCCGCCGTCTTTGCGGGCCGCCCAACTGATCCTCCAAGAGCTCATTGCCCAGGGGGTGCGCCACGTGGTGCTCTCGCCGGGTTCCCGGTCCGCGCCCCTTGCGTATGCCGCCTACTGCGCCATGCAAGCGGGCAAACTGGACGTCCACGTCAAGATCGATGAGCGCAGCGCCGGATTCTTTGCGCTGGGCTTGGCAAAGGCGAGTGGAGTACCGGCCGCGGTGGTGACCACCTCCGGGACGGCCGTGGCAAACCTGCACCCGGCGGTGTTGGAAGCCCACCACTCGTGTGTGCCCATGATTGTGCTCAGCGCCGACCGCCCCCACGAGTTGCGGGGGACGGGAGCCAACCAGACAACCGAGCAGATGGGGATGTTTGGCGCGGCCACGCGGTTGGCCGTGGACCTCCCGGCCCCACACGCACAGACTTCCGATGCCTCAGTGCTTGCCGTTGTCACCCGCGCGGTAGCCGCTGCCAAGGGGCTGGGCACAAACCACCGGGGCCCGGTCCAACTTAACTGCGGTTTTGCTGACCCGCTTGCGCCCACCGCGGAGCAACTGGGCCAGCTACAGTCCGCTTTTACACAGGCAGCCCCGGTTGTCCATACGCAGTTGCTGCGGTTTGGGGCCCACCAAGACCGCATCACGGGTGAGTCCGCGGCGCCCCAAATCGCCTCGATTGAATCCGAGCCATACACCGTGGTGATCGCGGGGGACACTGCACCGGCCGCCGCCGGTCAGGTCGCTCGCTCGCAAGGTTGGCCGTTGCTGGCAGAGCCTTCCTCAACCTTGGCGGATCAGGGGATCGCGCACGGCCCCCTTATCCTCGATCACGCGGGTGATCTAGTCGACCAGATTAAGCAGGTCATTGTCTTTGGCCGCCCTACGTTGACCCGTCAGATTCAGCGCCTCATGGCCAACCCCGCGGTGAAACTCGTTGTGGTCACCGACAGCGGCGCGCCGTTTGTGGACCCGTCCCGTACCGCAGACGCGGTGCTCTTTGGGGTTCCGGATAGGTGGTACGAGGCACGCCCCGCGGTGGAAGACACTACCTGGGCCGATGCCTGGGTGGCTACCGCTACGACGGTTACGCAGGTGCTGGCTCAGTTGCGGCGCGAAGATGACACCTTTGCTCCCCAAACTATTGCGCAGCACCTTGCCGATTCGGTTGGGCAGGTTAACTTGCTTATGGTCGGATCCTCGAGTGTGATTCGAGACTTAGACCTGTACGCCACCTGGCCCGGACCCGCCCAGATTTACGCTAATCGTGGGCTTGCAGGTATTGATGGCACCATTTCCACAGCACTCGGCATTGCGACGGCGGTGCGCCGCCCCATGCGCGCGATTATGGGTGACCTTACGTTCCTACATGATGCTGGCGGGCTCTTAAATGCCGGTCAAGATCAGGGCGTGAACCTAGACATCATCGTGGTCAACGATGGTGGCGGCGCAATCTTTGCCGGGCTGGAACACGGCCGTGCGGGAAACCCCGCCCTGTTTGAACAGATGTTTACTACCCCGCATACGGCAGACATCGAGAAATTGTGCGCCGGATACGGAATTGCCCACCAAAAGGTGAGCCCGAGTAACCTAGCTGAGGTACTTGAACACGCCCCGCAAGGGATCAATGTGATCGAAATTTCACTTGATTCTGCGGCTCGAAAAACCGCGCAGGAACGGCTAAAATTAGCGCTTTCTAATGCCCTGGCCTAG
- a CDS encoding ATP-binding cassette domain-containing protein, with the protein MLAAHDITFQYPGGRPVLTQWTQEFLPGTTTALTGPSGKGKSTALYLLGLLLTPTSGAVLLDGQELSGHNDRTRSWLRAHRFGFVFQNAELDQSRTLASNILESCHYRGEDPASRRQEAQTLMEQFGVDLPANRRPGQISGGQAQRIALCRALVGDPLVVLADEPTGNLDAESAQAVIAGLKAHAAKGRVVIISTHSAEVVAQCDRQVHL; encoded by the coding sequence ATGCTCGCGGCGCACGATATTACGTTCCAATACCCCGGTGGACGGCCGGTCCTAACGCAATGGACCCAGGAATTTCTGCCGGGTACTACGACGGCCTTAACCGGTCCAAGCGGTAAGGGGAAGTCTACCGCGCTGTACTTGCTGGGTTTGTTGCTGACCCCAACCTCTGGAGCAGTCCTCCTCGATGGTCAAGAGTTATCCGGGCATAACGATCGCACCCGATCGTGGTTACGAGCCCATAGGTTTGGGTTTGTATTTCAAAATGCTGAACTAGATCAAAGTAGGACCCTAGCCAGCAATATCTTGGAATCCTGCCACTACCGTGGCGAAGACCCCGCATCACGGCGCCAAGAAGCTCAAACCCTCATGGAACAGTTTGGGGTAGACCTACCGGCCAACCGCCGGCCCGGTCAGATCTCGGGTGGCCAGGCGCAGCGCATTGCACTGTGCCGGGCGCTGGTTGGAGATCCCCTCGTGGTGTTAGCCGATGAACCTACCGGCAACCTCGATGCTGAATCTGCCCAGGCAGTGATTGCTGGGCTCAAAGCCCACGCTGCGAAAGGTCGGGTTGTCATTATCTCGACTCACTCTGCCGAGGTCGTTGCCCAATGTGACCGTCAGGTTCACCTATGA
- a CDS encoding o-succinylbenzoate synthase, which produces MFVYSAPLTTRFRGLTTRTGLLLHGPGGWGEFSPFWEYDDAEAASWYRACYEAAYVGFPDAKRSHIPVNVTVPATDAERAHQIVVNSGGCTTAKVKVGEPGQDIGQEIARLEAVRSALGPTGKIRIDVNGAWDVDTAVRSLAILDRAADGLEYVEQPCASVAELAAVRRAQNVLVAADESIRRAQDPYEVKRLEAADIMVLKVQPLGGVANCLRLANDIGLPVVVSSALESSVGLAAGLALAAALDELPYACGLATAQLFERDVVDRPFLPVDGKIAVTRPEPTPQTLAAIAANQEVTAQWTTRFDRVAQLAQGMPND; this is translated from the coding sequence GTGTTTGTCTATTCTGCGCCATTGACCACCCGGTTTAGGGGACTGACCACCCGTACGGGCCTGCTGTTGCACGGTCCCGGTGGTTGGGGTGAGTTCTCACCCTTTTGGGAGTATGACGATGCTGAGGCTGCCTCCTGGTACCGGGCATGTTATGAGGCCGCGTACGTGGGATTTCCCGACGCCAAGCGCAGCCACATTCCGGTCAACGTTACGGTCCCGGCAACGGACGCCGAGCGCGCACACCAAATCGTGGTGAACTCGGGCGGTTGCACCACAGCCAAGGTCAAGGTGGGGGAGCCGGGGCAGGATATTGGCCAAGAAATTGCCCGGCTTGAGGCCGTGCGCAGTGCGCTAGGCCCCACGGGCAAGATCCGCATTGATGTCAACGGTGCCTGGGACGTGGACACTGCAGTACGCAGCCTTGCCATACTTGACCGCGCCGCTGACGGGCTCGAATACGTTGAGCAACCGTGCGCTTCCGTGGCCGAGCTCGCTGCGGTACGCCGAGCCCAAAACGTGCTGGTAGCCGCCGACGAATCGATCCGTAGGGCGCAAGACCCATATGAGGTCAAACGCCTTGAGGCGGCGGACATCATGGTCTTGAAAGTCCAGCCACTCGGGGGAGTGGCCAACTGCCTCCGGTTAGCCAATGACATTGGCCTGCCCGTCGTGGTGTCCTCCGCCCTCGAATCCAGCGTTGGCTTGGCGGCCGGGCTGGCGCTCGCAGCCGCGCTCGATGAACTGCCGTACGCGTGCGGGCTGGCCACCGCCCAGCTGTTTGAACGGGACGTGGTGGACAGGCCGTTTCTGCCGGTTGATGGCAAGATCGCGGTGACCCGTCCGGAGCCAACACCCCAGACCCTGGCTGCTATTGCCGCCAACCAAGAAGTAACTGCGCAATGGACTACACGCTTTGACCGAGTGGCTCAACTTGCTCAAGGAATGCCCAATGACTGA
- a CDS encoding peptidoglycan-binding domain-containing protein: MKSRLGLLLGVLVCGGLIGWAVANAFPTQQEAPDEATHVTVAARTGELSDQISVNATAKWQTVSAGLNRASGTITSIEVEPGQEVTQGTALYTVNNKPVIIAQGSMPSYRDLEEGASGKDVEQLVAMLHARGFLPDSKTKTFNADVEKAVKGWQKSLGLAQTGAVDLAQIMFVPALPTRVTLDGELVRVGHVVHGEEALVATLSSEPNFSMDLTNSQASRIQPGQEVGIGTPEGGSWPAVLSEFEPNDQQGLTAQLVAKSGDSICGADCGQVPITQESYLRSSIVLTAPVSGTIIPLAALTSAANDTLTVTLESGEVQTVTMLIAVGGEAVVEGLESNAKVLVPAASQEK, encoded by the coding sequence TTGAAATCTCGGCTAGGGCTGCTTCTCGGTGTCTTAGTGTGTGGAGGGCTTATTGGGTGGGCGGTAGCAAATGCCTTCCCAACGCAGCAAGAGGCACCTGATGAGGCCACCCACGTCACCGTGGCTGCCCGTACCGGGGAACTCAGCGATCAGATTTCTGTGAACGCAACGGCGAAGTGGCAGACGGTCAGTGCTGGACTTAACCGTGCCAGTGGCACCATTACCTCGATCGAGGTAGAGCCGGGGCAAGAGGTAACGCAGGGGACTGCGCTGTACACGGTGAATAACAAGCCGGTGATTATTGCTCAGGGGAGTATGCCCTCCTACCGCGACCTCGAAGAAGGTGCTAGCGGTAAGGATGTTGAACAATTAGTCGCCATGCTACACGCGCGCGGTTTTTTACCGGATTCTAAGACAAAGACGTTCAACGCCGATGTTGAAAAGGCGGTTAAGGGTTGGCAAAAGTCACTTGGGTTGGCCCAAACCGGGGCGGTGGACCTTGCTCAAATCATGTTTGTACCCGCGCTGCCAACAAGGGTGACGCTGGACGGCGAACTGGTACGAGTGGGCCACGTAGTTCATGGTGAAGAAGCACTAGTTGCAACGCTTTCTAGCGAACCGAACTTCTCCATGGACCTGACAAATTCACAGGCATCTCGGATCCAGCCCGGTCAAGAAGTTGGCATTGGAACGCCAGAGGGTGGCAGCTGGCCAGCCGTACTTTCCGAATTCGAGCCCAATGACCAGCAGGGCCTTACCGCTCAGTTAGTGGCCAAGAGTGGGGATTCGATTTGCGGGGCTGACTGCGGGCAGGTGCCAATTACGCAAGAGAGTTATCTGCGGTCAAGCATTGTGTTGACTGCCCCGGTTTCTGGCACGATTATCCCTCTAGCGGCGCTGACCTCTGCTGCGAATGACACACTGACGGTCACCTTGGAATCCGGTGAAGTGCAGACCGTGACCATGCTGATTGCGGTTGGTGGCGAGGCAGTGGTTGAGGGACTTGAATCCAACGCCAAGGTCTTGGTTCCAGCAGCTAGTCAAGAGAAGTAA
- a CDS encoding ATP-binding cassette domain-containing protein, with translation MQVSGQGLAHSFKGTGLLFTDLSFTFLPGELVALTGPSGSGKSTLLSLLAGWEKPKAGKLQWDQVGTIGWVFQNPYGVAGRSAIDHVALPYLAQGLSRRDAVDRALEILARFDLEPVAHQRFSALSGGEAQRLMLARAVAKAPSLLLVDEPTAQLDPGAAKAVNAVLGELAMDNAIVVVATHDVDTRDSCHRAVDLRDFQAELVLP, from the coding sequence ATGCAGGTAAGTGGACAGGGACTTGCCCACTCGTTTAAGGGGACCGGACTGCTATTTACCGACCTCAGCTTCACGTTCCTGCCCGGTGAGCTCGTTGCGCTGACGGGTCCATCAGGCTCAGGAAAGTCCACGCTCTTATCCCTGCTGGCCGGGTGGGAAAAACCCAAGGCGGGCAAACTGCAGTGGGATCAGGTGGGCACCATAGGTTGGGTATTTCAAAACCCCTACGGTGTTGCGGGCCGGTCCGCAATCGACCACGTGGCACTGCCCTACTTGGCCCAAGGCTTAAGCCGTAGGGACGCTGTGGACCGGGCTTTGGAGATCCTTGCTCGCTTTGACCTGGAACCCGTGGCGCACCAACGCTTCTCCGCCCTATCGGGTGGTGAAGCGCAACGCCTCATGCTTGCCAGGGCGGTAGCAAAAGCACCCTCACTCCTGCTGGTTGATGAGCCCACCGCACAACTGGACCCAGGCGCTGCCAAGGCGGTCAACGCGGTCTTGGGCGAGTTAGCCATGGACAACGCAATCGTTGTGGTGGCAACCCACGACGTTGACACCCGCGATTCCTGTCACCGTGCGGTAGACCTGCGTGACTTCCAAGCGGAGCTGGTGCTCCCGTGA
- a CDS encoding FtsX-like permease family protein — protein sequence MNKLKVMGKESIAGARSQPVTSALLVLIAIISCALIQLTTGRTAGVEVSLLRSFDEASSRMIVVRAEPDSGLTMDILQPLQQIQELESVMIFGPAWDARNHALGPSSMAVAVRNFPAELCPENITCVRADQISSGLLATGQAMELLGVSPGIGNLAAADGNIYGVSEQLHLPEHLKILEPAILQPIPSTALATQPVTTVFLLAREPEQLSALSAHLIELIDVPDKSKIGLETGKSQAELRASISSQVSSYGHGLLVALLLGTGATIGAIALGVVLLRRREFGRRRSLGATRTWLVTFVTTQVLVLVGAGALIGTATGLAILKVEGAPLPTPSFVVAVLVLSIGASAIFALLPATYAASRDPVAELRVP from the coding sequence ATGAACAAGTTGAAGGTTATGGGGAAGGAATCCATTGCTGGAGCTCGCTCGCAACCGGTGACTTCTGCCTTACTGGTATTGATTGCGATCATCTCTTGTGCCCTGATTCAGCTCACCACCGGGCGCACGGCGGGGGTTGAAGTGAGTTTGTTACGCTCGTTTGATGAGGCATCGAGTCGCATGATCGTAGTACGGGCGGAACCGGACTCGGGGCTCACCATGGACATATTGCAGCCTTTGCAACAGATCCAGGAACTTGAATCAGTCATGATTTTTGGCCCTGCCTGGGACGCACGTAACCATGCGCTCGGTCCAAGTTCCATGGCGGTTGCCGTGAGAAACTTTCCCGCTGAGCTCTGTCCTGAAAACATCACGTGCGTAAGAGCCGATCAGATCTCGTCTGGCTTGTTGGCCACCGGTCAGGCTATGGAACTCCTTGGTGTGTCACCGGGAATCGGTAACCTGGCTGCTGCGGATGGCAATATCTACGGAGTCTCGGAGCAACTGCATCTACCCGAGCACCTAAAAATACTGGAACCGGCTATTTTGCAGCCGATTCCCAGCACGGCGTTAGCAACCCAACCTGTGACCACGGTGTTCTTGCTTGCCCGTGAACCGGAGCAACTAAGCGCATTGAGCGCCCACCTCATAGAGCTTATTGACGTGCCGGATAAATCCAAGATTGGCCTCGAAACCGGTAAGAGCCAGGCCGAGCTACGCGCCAGCATCAGTAGCCAAGTCTCCTCCTACGGACACGGACTGCTCGTAGCGTTATTGCTGGGAACCGGAGCAACCATTGGTGCGATAGCCCTTGGTGTGGTGCTTCTACGCCGCAGAGAATTTGGCAGGCGCAGGTCCCTAGGTGCAACACGAACCTGGCTTGTTACCTTTGTAACCACACAGGTCCTGGTGTTGGTCGGAGCAGGTGCGCTCATTGGGACCGCCACTGGGCTGGCCATTCTCAAGGTCGAAGGTGCGCCATTACCAACACCGTCGTTTGTGGTTGCGGTGCTGGTGCTCTCGATTGGGGCATCGGCCATCTTTGCTCTCTTACCAGCCACGTACGCAGCATCGCGGGACCCGGTTGCAGAACTACGGGTACCGTAG
- a CDS encoding peptidoglycan-binding domain-containing protein has translation MKNKPSRGGVARLGVLFGLLGVGIGFGAALFVLPTPSPDWVLDPSVAEVVDVAPQAYIDTRSVPVTVTTSPSWEAKSSAPGVIRASSCKAGELLQSGQAPFEIANNKIVLLHLAQPPWRDLEKGAKGSDVTDLQKELKRLGHLEAEPNGIYGDATAQAVARMWKAVGQSAKQTTLPLSQVIWIPEPELTVTDCAAEVGSQAEQSATLFTSGGGITQLEYVPSPQWLDGTRQAVLPDTTVILDDSGTITDPEFLNEFENGGTYQMSLTDPNRELSIETQLAQPLTVLGVPASALYEVTGPQACVLTPAGPAAVQIVASQFGVTMVQSETAVTQVIANPAKDATSCR, from the coding sequence TTGAAAAATAAGCCATCCCGTGGCGGCGTTGCCCGGTTAGGCGTTTTATTTGGTTTGCTTGGAGTTGGCATTGGGTTTGGTGCTGCACTCTTTGTACTACCTACACCGTCACCCGATTGGGTATTAGACCCTAGTGTTGCCGAAGTAGTAGATGTAGCGCCCCAAGCTTATATTGATACTCGCAGTGTTCCGGTCACGGTCACAACCTCGCCATCGTGGGAAGCAAAGTCGAGTGCCCCCGGTGTTATTCGAGCGAGTAGCTGCAAGGCCGGGGAGCTACTACAGTCCGGTCAGGCCCCGTTTGAAATAGCCAACAACAAGATTGTGCTGTTGCACTTGGCCCAGCCACCATGGCGGGATTTGGAAAAGGGTGCCAAGGGTAGTGACGTTACAGACCTGCAAAAGGAACTGAAGCGGCTGGGGCACTTGGAAGCCGAGCCAAACGGCATATACGGCGATGCCACAGCTCAAGCTGTGGCCCGCATGTGGAAGGCTGTGGGCCAGTCCGCCAAACAAACAACGCTCCCCCTAAGCCAAGTCATTTGGATCCCCGAGCCAGAACTTACTGTTACTGATTGCGCAGCAGAGGTTGGGTCCCAGGCAGAGCAATCAGCCACGTTGTTTACCTCCGGTGGTGGGATCACCCAATTGGAGTACGTCCCTTCCCCGCAGTGGCTCGACGGGACCAGACAGGCAGTCTTGCCAGACACCACGGTTATTTTGGATGACAGCGGGACCATCACCGACCCAGAGTTTCTCAACGAGTTTGAGAACGGTGGCACGTACCAAATGTCCTTGACCGATCCCAACCGCGAGTTAAGCATCGAGACGCAGTTAGCGCAGCCGTTAACGGTCCTGGGTGTTCCGGCATCGGCATTGTATGAAGTCACCGGACCACAAGCCTGCGTCCTCACCCCCGCTGGTCCCGCCGCCGTTCAAATTGTGGCATCACAATTTGGGGTAACCATGGTGCAAAGCGAAACGGCGGTCACTCAAGTCATCGCTAACCCGGCCAAGGATGCCACCTCATGCAGGTAA
- a CDS encoding AMP-binding protein, protein MSLTSFSSSTPGQSYTQADLIQILSPNIPGFVLVQTSGSTGQPRTVVVSADALRESGAATARFFGNKHGQWLLTLPTNHIAGIQVLARSTLAGHPVIAMDLSAGFTVASFLAACAKLTQSVTFTSLVPTQLHRLLGAPAAVRDEVVAALASFEAILLGGAAAPGHLLQQCAALGITVVTTYGMSETAGGCVYNGLPLDVASVRTEDPTRPSRILISGPMLANGYLKDGKLQEFSDAFFADPNGVRWHRTNDLGVISPEGTLTVVGRADDIIISGGQNVSPNQVEQLLTGKFGLGQVCVVGVPDPTWGQRVVAVVESPDVECAVSENDLLDNVRRFVADNLDRSASPTQILVMPGFPLTESGKVDRRAVTRWASTQN, encoded by the coding sequence GTGAGCCTTACATCGTTTTCCTCATCGACACCTGGGCAGAGTTATACCCAAGCTGACCTAATCCAGATTCTGAGCCCCAACATCCCAGGGTTTGTTCTGGTCCAGACTTCGGGGTCTACCGGACAGCCTAGAACCGTGGTTGTCTCCGCCGACGCTTTACGGGAATCCGGGGCAGCCACGGCCCGCTTCTTTGGAAACAAACACGGTCAGTGGCTACTCACCTTGCCCACCAACCACATTGCGGGAATCCAAGTTCTGGCCCGCAGTACGTTGGCCGGTCACCCGGTTATTGCCATGGATCTGAGTGCCGGGTTCACCGTTGCGAGCTTCCTAGCCGCTTGCGCAAAACTCACCCAGTCGGTGACATTTACTTCTCTGGTTCCCACCCAGCTGCACCGGCTGTTGGGGGCCCCGGCCGCAGTGCGAGATGAGGTTGTGGCCGCGCTGGCAAGCTTTGAAGCGATATTGCTGGGCGGGGCTGCGGCACCGGGTCACCTCTTGCAGCAGTGCGCCGCCCTTGGCATTACGGTGGTGACCACCTATGGGATGAGCGAGACTGCTGGCGGCTGCGTATACAACGGGCTGCCCCTCGACGTCGCGTCCGTGCGCACTGAGGATCCCACCAGACCCAGCCGCATTTTGATTTCCGGCCCCATGCTTGCCAACGGCTACCTCAAGGATGGGAAGTTACAAGAATTTTCCGATGCCTTCTTCGCCGACCCCAACGGCGTGCGTTGGCACCGCACCAACGATCTAGGGGTTATCTCCCCCGAGGGCACACTCACCGTAGTGGGCCGGGCCGACGACATCATTATTAGTGGTGGCCAAAATGTCTCCCCCAACCAGGTCGAGCAACTCTTGACCGGGAAGTTCGGTTTAGGTCAGGTCTGCGTGGTTGGGGTACCGGATCCAACGTGGGGCCAGCGAGTGGTGGCCGTTGTTGAAAGCCCAGATGTTGAGTGCGCTGTGAGCGAGAACGACCTACTGGACAATGTGCGCCGCTTCGTTGCAGATAATCTAGATAGAAGTGCTAGTCCAACCCAGATTCTGGTCATGCCGGGGTTCCCGCTGACCGAGTCCGGCAAGGTTGACCGCCGTGCAGTAACCAGATGGGCGAGCACACAAAACTAA
- a CDS encoding 1,4-dihydroxy-2-naphthoyl-CoA synthase: MSEIPNQVSQTFDPNKWRSVEGFEDLTDITYHRGVQRNDDGTEVDLPVVRIAFDRPEVRNAFRPHTVDELYRTLDHARMSSRVGTVILTGNGPSAKDGGWAFCSGGDQRIRGRDGYRYVTDNEQETADAIDPAKAGRLHILEVQRLIRTMPKVVIAVVNGWAAGGGHSLHVVADLSIASREHARFKQTDANVGSFDGGYGSAYFARQVGQKRAREVFFLAREYSAQDAYDWGAVNEVADHADVENLALDYAKIIASKSPQAMRMLKYAFNLADDGLMGQQVFAGEATRLAYMTDEAVEGRDAFLERRDPDWSEFPYYY; the protein is encoded by the coding sequence ATGAGTGAAATTCCAAACCAAGTTTCCCAAACCTTTGACCCCAACAAGTGGCGCAGTGTTGAGGGCTTTGAAGACCTGACGGATATTACCTATCACCGTGGTGTTCAGCGCAACGATGATGGCACCGAGGTAGACCTGCCCGTTGTGCGCATTGCGTTTGACCGCCCCGAGGTGCGTAACGCGTTCCGTCCACACACTGTGGATGAGCTGTACCGTACGCTCGACCACGCTCGGATGTCTTCCCGCGTTGGCACGGTCATCCTGACCGGCAACGGTCCTAGCGCTAAGGACGGCGGCTGGGCCTTTTGCTCGGGCGGTGACCAGCGAATCCGGGGCCGTGACGGCTACCGTTACGTTACTGATAACGAGCAAGAGACTGCCGACGCAATTGACCCAGCCAAGGCTGGGCGCCTGCACATTCTTGAGGTGCAGCGCCTGATCCGCACCATGCCCAAGGTTGTTATTGCCGTGGTCAACGGTTGGGCCGCCGGTGGCGGTCACTCCCTCCACGTGGTTGCGGACCTTTCTATTGCAAGCCGCGAGCACGCCCGGTTCAAGCAGACCGATGCCAATGTTGGGTCCTTCGATGGCGGTTACGGCTCGGCATACTTTGCCCGTCAGGTAGGCCAAAAGCGTGCCCGCGAGGTCTTCTTCCTAGCCCGGGAGTACTCCGCTCAGGACGCCTACGACTGGGGTGCAGTCAATGAGGTAGCTGACCACGCCGACGTTGAGAATCTGGCTCTCGATTACGCCAAGATTATTGCCTCAAAGTCACCGCAGGCAATGCGCATGCTCAAGTACGCGTTCAACCTTGCCGACGACGGCCTCATGGGCCAGCAGGTCTTTGCTGGGGAAGCCACCCGCCTTGCGTATATGACCGACGAGGCGGTTGAAGGTCGCGATGCCTTCCTTGAGCGCCGCGATCCCGACTGGTCCGAGTTCCCGTACTACTACTAA
- a CDS encoding DUF3048 domain-containing protein, protein MNHLGLRTRAIAAVIAVVALGLTAGCSGSGNPKPTVTETPVVEPSKTDAPAPPDVDVWPLTGVHSGQIVERPAVAVKIENTAAARPQTGLNEADVVWETIIEFDVSRLLAVFHSNYPEIVGPIRSVRPVDMRIYSPLEPVFVFSGGQQGILELVRRAPGHWLEENRGASQMWRDHTRNAPHNLYGSVPGLAELATDVTAPPSEQFEFAPDLDQAVAVTSGAVTNRIELSMSPAAQPNWTWNNTANAWLRNEGSQAAMTSGGTQIQATNVVILEVKAVPSGFTAQNNASVPDDVLEGEGNATIATGGKTIAATWHKADQNSPLTLQTAAGEPALLAPGNTWVEVLPQPNGTFTLSP, encoded by the coding sequence ATGAATCATCTAGGTTTGCGTACCCGGGCGATAGCCGCGGTTATCGCCGTAGTCGCACTGGGATTGACCGCCGGTTGCTCCGGTTCTGGCAACCCCAAACCAACGGTAACCGAGACGCCTGTGGTTGAGCCCAGCAAAACTGATGCGCCGGCGCCCCCTGATGTCGATGTATGGCCGCTCACCGGGGTGCACTCGGGACAGATCGTTGAACGTCCCGCTGTTGCCGTCAAAATAGAAAATACTGCGGCGGCGCGCCCCCAAACCGGCCTCAATGAGGCTGACGTTGTTTGGGAGACCATCATCGAATTTGATGTCTCACGGTTGCTGGCGGTCTTTCACTCCAACTACCCGGAAATAGTTGGCCCAATCCGATCGGTACGTCCCGTTGACATGCGGATTTACTCACCGCTCGAGCCGGTGTTTGTATTTTCTGGTGGGCAGCAGGGAATTCTTGAGCTTGTTCGCCGGGCACCTGGGCACTGGCTGGAGGAGAACCGTGGGGCCTCACAAATGTGGCGGGACCACACCCGCAACGCTCCGCACAACTTGTATGGTTCCGTCCCGGGTCTGGCGGAACTCGCCACCGATGTCACCGCACCACCCTCGGAACAATTTGAGTTCGCCCCCGATCTTGACCAGGCCGTTGCGGTAACCTCAGGGGCCGTAACCAACCGCATTGAACTAAGCATGTCCCCGGCAGCCCAACCGAACTGGACCTGGAACAACACCGCAAACGCGTGGCTGCGTAACGAAGGAAGCCAAGCGGCCATGACAAGTGGTGGGACTCAAATCCAAGCCACCAACGTGGTCATCCTTGAGGTTAAGGCGGTGCCGTCCGGGTTCACTGCCCAAAATAACGCCTCGGTTCCAGATGATGTACTTGAGGGTGAAGGCAACGCGACCATAGCAACGGGTGGCAAGACTATCGCCGCAACCTGGCACAAGGCAGACCAGAATAGCCCGCTCACCCTGCAAACAGCCGCCGGTGAGCCGGCGCTGCTAGCTCCCGGGAACACCTGGGTTGAAGTGCTCCCTCAGCCGAATGGCACCTTTACCCTGAGTCCGTAG